The following DNA comes from Peribacillus sp. FSL E2-0218.
TCCCTGATTTCTTCTTTTTAACTATTTATTGGATAGCTTCATTCTTATATTTCAGAAATACAAAAATTCCACTAATTATAAGTCTTGTCCTATTTACTGTCCTTGTCATTTCTATTTTACCTAGACTTTACATTGCCAAAGAGTATCATATAATAGAAGATCGAAATTTAAAGGATGACTATGCAGTAAGCTATCATACTTACAAAATCATTGGAGAAGAATACAGAGGAAATTCAGTTCGAGTATATAAAAAAGTCTTCCCTTTTACTTATAAACCTCAATCCGAATATAAAGACAGCACAAATCAAGCTGGCGATATGAAGGAATTATATCGTAAAAATTACAAAATAAAAGATGGGAAGACTCTGATTATTGGAGATTTCGAAATCCCATTAAAATAAAAAAGGCACCATATTTAATATGGTGCCTCAGACTGTAGACAAACTCGATGAAAATCGAGTTTGTCTATTTTTATGGCCTGTACAATTTAGACGTTGATTTCCACTCCAGGCACTCGCTTTCCGCGGGCGGTCGGGGAGCCTCCTCGGCTTTGCCTGCGGGGTCTCCCCTAGACGCGCTTTTCCCGCAGGAGTCTCGAACACCCGCTCCAATCAACTTTGTCTTACCTTTTAGATAGAACACTTTTGACTGGAGTCATTTTTGTTTTAAAATTGAAGTATTAAAACTTGAGGTGATGAGGATGCTTTCTAAACATGATTCTATTCAGCGAGATCAACTTGAAATGATTACTTTAGATCAACTGGTGCCACCGAACCATTTGGTTCGTAAAATGGAGGCTGCCATTGACTTCACTTTCATTTATGACTTGGTGAAAGATATGTACTCAGAGGTAGGACGCCCAAGTATTGATCCAGTTATTTTAGTTAAACTGACTCTCATTCAATATACCTTCGGTATTCGTTCCATGCGTAAAACGATTGAAGAAGTTGAAACCAATATGGCTTATCGTTGGTTCTTAGGCTATGGTTTCCATGATAAAGTGCCTCATTTCTCTACGTTCGGAAAAAATTATGAGCGACGCTTTAAAGATACAGACCTGTTTGAACAGATTTTCTGTCGCATTTTAATGACAGCTGCTAATAAAAAGGTAATAAGTGTAGAACACGTTTTCGTGGATTCCACACATGTGAAAGCCAGTGCGAATAAACGGAAATTTGAAAAGAAAATCGTTCGTAAAGAAACACGAGCGTATCAAGGACGTCTTCAAGAAGAAATCAATCAAGATCGTGAAAACCATGGAAAGAAGCCTTTTCCACCAGATAAATTTGATAAGGAAGAAACCAAAGCAATTAAAGAAAGTACTACGGATCCTGAGAGTGGCTACTATGTGAAAGATGAACGAACAAAACAGTTTGCCTATTCATTCCATGCGGCCGCAGACGGCAACGGTTTTGTATTGGGAACGATTGTAACACCTGGTAATACACATGACAGTCATATTTTGGAGCCACTTGTTGAGCAAGTGATTGAGAAAGTTGGAAAACCAGAAGCAGTTGCCGCAGATGCAGCTTATAAAACACCAGCGATTACAAGCTACCTATTTAACAAAGAAATCACACCTGCTTTACCCTATACACGTCCTCGTACAAAAGAAGGATTCTTTCGCAAACATGACTATGTTTACGATGAACACTTTGATTGTTACCTTTGCCCTTCGGGAGAAACTTTAAAGTACTCAACAACAAATAAAGAGGGCTATCGCGAATACAAATCGCCCAAACAAATTTGTGCAACATGCTCATTTTTATCACGGTGTACGGAAAGCAAAGACCATCAAAAAGTAGTGACACGGCATA
Coding sequences within:
- a CDS encoding IS1182 family transposase, yielding MLSKHDSIQRDQLEMITLDQLVPPNHLVRKMEAAIDFTFIYDLVKDMYSEVGRPSIDPVILVKLTLIQYTFGIRSMRKTIEEVETNMAYRWFLGYGFHDKVPHFSTFGKNYERRFKDTDLFEQIFCRILMTAANKKVISVEHVFVDSTHVKASANKRKFEKKIVRKETRAYQGRLQEEINQDRENHGKKPFPPDKFDKEETKAIKESTTDPESGYYVKDERTKQFAYSFHAAADGNGFVLGTIVTPGNTHDSHILEPLVEQVIEKVGKPEAVAADAAYKTPAITSYLFNKEITPALPYTRPRTKEGFFRKHDYVYDEHFDCYLCPSGETLKYSTTNKEGYREYKSPKQICATCSFLSRCTESKDHQKVVTRHIWQAYVEEADHLRHHQEVKPIYAKRKETIERVFADAKEKHGMRWTTLRGLKKLSMQAMLTFAAMNVKKMATWTWQGPKTA